Genomic DNA from Streptomyces sp. NBC_01571:
GGCCGGTAGCCATACCCCCCGTGATACGGATCGGCGGACTCGTACGACGAGGCGGAGTACTCCGTCGCGTCCCACACCGGTGCCTGCCAGTACAGACCCAGAGCCGGGTTGAAGTGGTTGCCCCAGCCGTCGTACTGCTTGACGAGCGACGCCAACTGGGACTGCGCGAAGCTCCGGTCCCCGGTGGCCAGCATCTGCTGCCACACCGCGTCGGCCGCCCAGAAGCTGTACTCGTGGGCCCAGTCCGAGGTGTCGGCGTTCACCTGGTCGGTCTGCGGTTTGGAGAACTGTCCCGGGCCCCCGAGCCAGTAGTCGACGACGTCCTTGGCGTACGACTGGTCGCGCAGCCACCGCCCCTCGGTGATCTGGTGGCCGGCCGCGGCCGAGATCCCCCCGTACGGAGCGCCGTAGCCGACCGGCTGGAGGAACTCGCTCGACAGCCAGCCGTACTCCGGCCCGGTGTAGACCAGATGTTCCTTGTAGGTCTGCCAGCGGTAGTAGTACACGTCCCGGATCTGCTGGTCGGGCACGTCCAGGAAGGGGATGTTGGCCTTGAACCAGGCCGGGTCCTGCACGCCCTTCAACAACGCGTCGTGGTCGAGGAACGATGTGCCCGCCGGAGCCGGGGAACCGGACGCGGCCGGAACTCCGGCCGCGGCAGGCGCTGCGCCAGTCCCACCCAGGAGACTGCTGAGCAACGCCACGGCGGCCGCCGCGCCCCACCATCTGCCCAACCTCACCATGACGTACCCCTCCGAGCCTGAACGGTGGCCTGACACGGTCTGCTCACTGACGCCGCACGATGAGCGCCCACCACGGCGGGCAGCCCCTCATCTCTCCCGAACTCCCCTTACAACGTTGTAAAGCGATGGCCTCGTGAACATGACAACATAGGGGTCCGGGGGTGTCCAGAGGCCGCGAGCAACGTGCTCGACTCCCGCGCGTGCCGACCGGCGGACGCTCCTCGGGTCGCGCGGCCGGCTGGCTCGGTCATACGGCTGAGGCGAGTTGCTGCTCGGCCCAGATGGTCTTGCCCCGGTCTTCGTAACGGGTCCCCCACCGCTGTGCGAACTCCGAGACCAGCAGCAGACCGCGGCCGCCTTCGTCGGTGGTGCGGGAGTGCCGCAGGTGGGGGGCGGCGCTGCTGCTGTCGGAGACTTCACAGGTCAGTCCCCCTGATCCCTTTCGGGTACGCCTTGCTGGCGTGAAAACATGATCGCGGTGCCTGCCCGCCGACCCCGATGCTTCGTTGGGACTGTGAGCCCGTAGGTCAGTCTGGCGCCGGGACCGCAGAGGGGCCACGCACTGTTGCCTCCGAGCACGCCGGTCAGATTCTCGCTCCCCCAGCGGTCCCACGGGCAGGCACCGTCCTGTACTGGCACGGTGTGAAGGGGAGGGGTTCATGGCTGAGGCCGAAGACATCGAGGAGATCGAGCAGGCGGTCGAGCTTGTGGAGCGGGTCGCGGCGATCGACATCGCCAAGGCGTCCGGGATGGTGTGCGTGCGCCTGCCGCACGAGGACAGGCCGGGCTTTCGGACCCAGCGCGTCTTCAACACCATCGCGACCAGCGGCGCGATCCTGGACCTGGCCGACCACCTCATCTGCCAGGGCGTCACCCGCGTGGTCATGGAAGCCACATCGACCTACTGGAAGCCGTACTTCTTCCTGTTGGAGTCGCGTGGCCTGGAGTGCTGGCTGGTCAACGCCCGTGACGTCAAGAACGTCCCGGGCCGGCCGAAGACCGACCGCCTGGACGCGGTCTGGCTGGCGAAGCTGGCCGAGCGCGGCATGCTCCGGGCCTCGTTCGTGCCCCCGAAGCCGGTCCGTGAACTGCGCGACCTCACCCGGGCGCGTGCGGTGATGACCCACGAGCGCACCCGCCACAAGCAGCGAACCGAGAAGCTCCTCGAAGACGCCCAGATCAAGCTGTCCACCGTGATCGCCGACATCTTCGGGGTCTCGGGGCGCGCGATGCTGCAGGCACTGATCGCGGGCGAGCGCAGCCCCAAGGCCCTCGCGGACCTGGCCCACGGCACGATCAAGGCCAGTCACACCACCCTCGCCGAAGCCCTGACCGGCCGGTTCGAGGAGCACCACGCATTCATGTGCCGGATACTGCTGGACACCGTCGATTACCTCACCGTGCAGATCGACAAGCTCACCGCCCGGATCACCATCCGCCTGGCCGAACTGTCCACCACCGAGGACGACGAAGGCCCGGGTCAGGGCACGCTGATGCCGATCACCGACGTGGAACGACTCGACGAGATCCCCGGCGTCGGCCCCAGCACCGCTCAGGTGATCCTCGCCGAGACAGGCCTGGACATGACCGTCTTCCCCACCGCCGGCCACCTTGTCTCCTGGGCGAAACTCTCCCCACGCACCATCCAGTCCGGCGGGAAGAACACCTCCGGGCCGACGGGCAAGGGCAATCCCTGGCTCCGGGGAGCCCTGGGCGAGGCGGCGATCTCCGCCGCGCGCACCGACACCTTCCTCGGCGCCCGCTACCGGCGCATCGTCAAACGCCGCGGCCACATGAAAGCCCTGGTCGCGGTCGCCCGCTCGATCCTGGTGTCCGTCTGGCACCTGATGGCCAACCCGACCGCCCGCTACCGCGAACTGGGCGCGGACTTCCATGCCCGCAACCTCGACCCCGCACG
This window encodes:
- a CDS encoding IS110 family transposase; its protein translation is MAEAEDIEEIEQAVELVERVAAIDIAKASGMVCVRLPHEDRPGFRTQRVFNTIATSGAILDLADHLICQGVTRVVMEATSTYWKPYFFLLESRGLECWLVNARDVKNVPGRPKTDRLDAVWLAKLAERGMLRASFVPPKPVRELRDLTRARAVMTHERTRHKQRTEKLLEDAQIKLSTVIADIFGVSGRAMLQALIAGERSPKALADLAHGTIKASHTTLAEALTGRFEEHHAFMCRILLDTVDYLTVQIDKLTARITIRLAELSTTEDDEGPGQGTLMPITDVERLDEIPGVGPSTAQVILAETGLDMTVFPTAGHLVSWAKLSPRTIQSGGKNTSGPTGKGNPWLRGALGEAAISAARTDTFLGARYRRIVKRRGHMKALVAVARSILVSVWHLMANPTARYRELGADFHARNLDPARKARDLVRQLKALGHDVTLAPAAA